In Homalodisca vitripennis isolate AUS2020 unplaced genomic scaffold, UT_GWSS_2.1 ScUCBcl_1334;HRSCAF=4817, whole genome shotgun sequence, the sequence AGAATAGTATATTCTGAatataaaagtatgaattttgtttctttgtaatataaaaatttgatataaaataataaaacacagatAAACATAACATTTGATTACTATAATcaaagatataaaacaaaatatgtttaaagtgatTGTAACTCCAGAGTGAGTGCAAATAGCAATGTTCTCAGATGTAATTGCCAATTGACCAAGTTGTTGGCAATGAATGAATATTAGTTGCAATTTCCCATTCTTCACAATGTACGTAAAGACCACATTGAGTCTTGAGCTCAATCACTGTTATTTATGGTTTAGTAAACGTATATACTATATAGCctacaatgtgtttaaaaaagtacaatagatttataattttaattgttccatttttacttttaacttgaCACCTATAAATTATGTATTCCGTATACAAGTCTTTTAAATCAGaatctaaataaaactttgttatctTATATATCCATATTCGTCCTTGGCTCACTGggttaaattgttaatatgttgaTCTTTTCTTGCTTTTAGAGAAAGTCTTATAAATGTTGGGAAATTAGATaatctaaatacatttaaactccAATCCCAAAGCAGTGTAGATTTAGAGAAAACTAGAcatgtaattataaatttcataaaggGTATAGTTTCTAATCTCAAACGTTGTGTCGGTTTAGGAGTATTATGTGATTAGATGATTAGACTGTTTAGACAATTTTTAGTAGATTCTGTGCTACGTTTCCATTTGAAAAAGACAACAGATATTTGAAAATACTCTTAATTATATTGTCACTTGTCAATCTTTTGTGTATAGTCTATTCGATTAGTGAAAATTCTAGAGAATTAAACTAACCTGTATAGTTTCTCATATTCCATCTGCTTTCACTGCTTGGGCAGAATATAGTTTACAATAGTGGATAGTGAAAATAGTGAATATACCAATGCAAAACTCAATTGAATATATATAGttctattgtaaaattgtatttcagcTATGCTCTGTTGTTATATTATACCTGACTTTATGATTATTTACAATAGGCTAATGAAATGAGAATAGTGGATAAAAGAATTATAAGACATTGATTTTACTTTCAGCTCAGCCATGTCTGGTTCAACCGTTTCGGCATAAGACCTGATGTGCCAGAGGACTTACAGACTATTGAACCGATGGCAAAAGAAATCAACAAATTAATTGAACAACAAGTAGCCAATGGCATAccattaaatagaattatattaGGTTCGTAATAGATCTTTATTACTTTTCGTATTTAAAATAGGATACCATATTTATATAGAGAACCTTAATTTAAAATCTAGTTATCAAGGGTTGTATTATAATTAgaacccacacacacacacacacacacacacacacagtttgaTATAGGTTTTAGTGTTCTTTTAATAGGCTGtgcattattttagtaaaaacttttttattttaataatagacaTAGATTAACAGCTCAGgcctaatgttttatattatttaatattgttgtattttgttaaaGGTAAGATTTATTAATTAGTTCAGAactaattaatatgttaatttattaataacttcgTTAAAAAGTTCTTGCATTAAAAATTCTCTTAGttactgtttgttttattattacattgtcaattaaataaaaaattcaaaatttattgttaatatataaaaattaagaagatttaaacatttatactgAAATAAGAGGACAATCAAACAACCTTGGGTAGGGCACAattgtgaatgtatcatatgcTCACAAATAAGTAGGCCAATATAGAATACAGGATTACCcgattgatataaaatatacatatttgctGAATGTAAATAAAGACAGTTTTGAAATCAATTTGAcataaaaatcactaaaattaaGTTCTGAGCCCATTTAACtcctttttactttatttttgtctGCATTCATCCCAatcaatttaattctttttataattcttccacCTGAAATAAAATCACACTGTACTCTTTATtggattttggtttttttaaattttttatgagtCCAAAAATCACCAAGTagctctaaattaaatttaaccctttgggtgccaagggccgatattatcggctcactatatttaaccaaagcgtgccgagagccgatattttcggccctttacgtttaaccgaagtgtgccgagagccgatgttttcggcccattacgtttaaccgaagtgtgccgcgggccgatattttcggctttgcgattatattatttttttaaatcatatagtaagcgaatcttcataatagatacatcaaacgaaaggggaagagttacttaacaaattgatatataacttgttatagtataaggtccaggacagtatgtgtcaagtgcacccggggttgccaccttgactgtttcccccgccacgagtgtaaatagactgaacgtttatgtaacaatgtatatattttatatagagacatttctttgcatagttttttatagacttagtaacatttttcaataggcctatgctgtagactataggcactaaaaaatagtgagtgattggactttttctgcctttcaataactgagggtgagtaaaagcaaataatataaaaaaataggctatttgtcatgcttttattttttgtgaacatgcattagggtcctaaccaatgtttttcaaccatctcaatgctagtttaataaatatagttttgtttagaaaagtccttacaataacatgcccttacattacattgtcaatattttagcattttagtccaaatgtaaagttttattaaaaatcttataaaacttttatttctcaatatttctttctgaaattttctatattggttcataattatacatacgaatgtaaaatgtaacatatgtttacataaatagtaaaataatataagttttctaattaaaaaaaaaaataaaataaatttttttttatttttttatttatttttttaagttttcttatttatatttttggatattatcataaaactttgttattacataacagtatatttcataacctacaaaacaaaacaaaaattgtccatttatcagtattaggataggagttatacaatttttagtctaacataacaaaatagctgttttgtgcttggcacacttggctgttataggccatttaccactggcactcaggaaacacccacagctcacatgcatggcattactcaaaacgaatcttgaaatttgcttggcatccaaagggttaaacagttcttaaaaaaaaaaaaaatgttggtttTAATTCTTGTACATGTGTTCTGTCTGTTTGTTTCAACCTGTTACTGTATTTAATCATTAAATCATATTTAGATATCATTAACACATCAAGATAAGGACTATCATGTTTTGATATACATAACCTGGAAATTAACCTTAAATCATATTTTACCATTAATACCTTGCCAGAGATTTAAAATCCTATTCACTAATATACACAATTAGATAAAGTCGCATCACTGTTATGACTATGGTTATATGTCAAGTGAAAATGTaaagattaaacaataaaaaaaaaacagtttaaattaggtTAACATAGTTATTGGGTAAGGTTATTGTAATGGTGGTTCATGCACCATTACTTCAacttaacattgtttaaatttatcttaattttttcttACTTGAATAACCTTATTGTAACTTATTAACATTACTTCCCCCATCGGATAACAACTCATAAATCAGTTAACATATTGATAACTAATCAACCTTTAGTACCATTGATTAAACATCGCTAAAACTTAACAGTtcacaacaaataaatacattttcaaaaattgtcttaagattttaaaaatagttattaataaaaaataaccaaagtgAGAAAAAAATCTCACCACGTGAGCAACTACGCAATATTCCGatactcgagcaatcgcgggtTAATGAAAAAATAGTGCTGGGCAGATTTTATcaagataaataataatcaatggGTACCATTGACATACATTGCTCATCAAAACATTAGCATtagtatgattaaaaaatattcctaatatCGATTATTTCTGCATTTGTCTATATTATTATATCGATGATctgttaaaaaaggtttttaattttttaatgactgAAGATAATCAGACAACTGTCAGATACTGCTATTACCAATACAATATTCTGTTCACAACAATGTATAAGTATTATGATACTCTCCAAAATATCTTagttataaaagatatttttatcaaCTGGACTACAAAcccaaaatcataaataaattccCACAATCAATACAGTGTACTTTATTAATtgattctatttatattatatttttgtgctgttaatattatattttatatgttatagttCATTTGAGCTGCTTTTCCCGTTATTAAGAATtaccacaaataatatttatgagaaaaacatacttttcaaatgcttgaaataaaaaattgtatttaaacttttaaatcacAGCTAGACAAAGCTcagtaaatcaatttataaaaatcaaccaaAGGTTCcaattgttaaaatgaaaattcaaactttctttttaaatcaCTCTTACTTTCCATAAACATTATAAAACCAcggttttatgaaaatatttttacaacaaggATTCCCTACAGAtagatttaagttaaaataaagtaCTTACTAATATAAACGGAGAACTAAAAGTTAATTTCTTCTCAAAAATTCTAACTAAAAGATTACTTCTCGTCCCCGaataaactaaaacttaacaTATCTAAGAaccaattcaaattaaaaaaaaaatgtttctcacaaataattcaaaactgaaataaaaaaaattatattcaaagttCAGTACTTACTATAcgtgttatattaaattacattttagaaacacacccaaatattttataaaatatcaaagtcTTATTTCTTACTGTAGACTAGGGCAGGTAGTACAGCTAAGTAAACAAGTAACCAGTATGGACCTGAAGTCTTCTCTCTCTCACTACAAACTCACTTCCGTAAACTATCCCCTCTCCTTGCTATAGGAATTACATAACATGTGTTTCTTACTGTAGACTAGGGCAGGTAGTACAGCTAAGTAAACAAGTAACCAGTATGGACCTGAAGTCTTCTCTCTCTCACTACAAACTCACTTCCGTAAACTATCCCCTCTCCTTGCTATAGGAATTACATAACATGTGTTTCTTACTGCAGACTAGGGCAGGTAGTACAGCTAAGTAAACAAGTAACCAGTATGGACCTGAAGTCTTCTCTCTCTCACTACAAACTCACTTCCGTAAACTATCCCCTCTCTTTGCTATAGGAATTACATAACATGTGTTAGACCTatctatacaataattattataactcaaACCAATTTCtggattagttttaaaataattcgtgaaatgtttattgatattaaattagatttaatttagaTGAAAAAATACAGCAGAATGTTATACAACCATACATGATGCACTTCCTgtgcattttattaaattgttataaacaaattatttaggtTTAGCCTACATTTTGTAGACAGATAGGAGCAATTACAAATACAGCTCAGTAATTCATGTGAGTAATGGATGGAGGATtgttttactttgatttaaaattttaaggttgTTTATGGTTAGTTATCTTAAGATActgaatttttagaaatataggACTCATCCttcattaaacttgttttataattcACTGCAGGTTCCTTGTGTTGTAGGTGGATTCTCCATGGGAGGAGCCATGGCCTTACATGTAGGTTACCGTTACATGCCTGGATTGGCTGGTGTATTTACACTTTCGTCTTTCTTGAATGAGAAATCTGTATTGTACGAtgtaagtacaatttatttatggaagaaaatatttgctttttataattgtaaatatgttcttttagccTCATATGTTCAAATTATgctcaacatgtaaaaattggattagtacaaagtttgttgcagaagattaataatttggtgACTGatgacaaagataaaattttaaccctggaactggcaaacgcccgatatctGGCGTTAtaatatgtcttttatttctcaatattacgtacttaaaacacgatcaaagagtatcggtattgataccaattGAAAggggaaggttcaatttatgtaaataatacacataaataattttatcgtttcgttacacgtccatacgttttataatctctgaactgtttgtttacattctcccgcgtaccgcgttagttgcgcgcgcagcgatgagCCAAcgggttcattcggctattgttatttcgtcagctggatggtgttctgtctggtttattgtttgtttgagttcgttgtaatgatggttgtgtatatgacacaataatagtaagttttttgtgcgtgtttgcgtaatggatcgtaatttccgggATCGTTCATTCCGAACTGGTTCATTCAGCTATTGTTATTTTGTCAGCTGgatggtgttctgtctggtttattgtttgtttgagtgttgtaatgatggttgtgtatataacacaataatagtaagttttttgtgcgtgtttgcGTAATGGAtagtaatttccgcgatcgttcaagtgacattcgagaactagttgtatatgaaataagcaacgatgaggattccgatttagacattcaatcagaacataattaaacaaatatataataaaatataaaaaaatagaaaattaatatgaactaatagttaaaagattgtacaaatccaagtgagctttgaagttcttacttttgttggtaagtttcgaatgtcagtgtatgatttttgtatcgtttaccacatgtaaaaataaatgccttataaactatgtgttgttttatttttactcagaattagatgctctttcttttttatattttggattttgcatatcactaagaacaacaattttacaaatcaaaaactttgaactaacttttcttttttctaaaaaaaagtttttatgaagaggtagagtaaggatatttttttgttttaattatattatgtgaaaaatgttccttgaacaatgctgaataaaaaaatatataatatgacataggtactttatagtaaacatgtaataataaaataaatgtaaggcaatgtatgaagtactaaaagccactgagagaaatatgaccgccagttccagggttaaaggAAAATGATactatagatttttttattaaaaataactaacctcggtcaattattgaacgagctaaaactaaaaacaaaagttgcaagcaaattaaCAAAGAAGACAATCCTAATTATCTCACTActgtaactattccttatgtaaaaggaacatcagaaaaaattcgtaaGATATTCTAAATTTAACATCCATACTGttttaagtcacaaaataatCTAAGActttacttacaaaattaaaaccaaaaaacaaacaacaggaaaccaagaatataatatataaaattgactgggCTTCCTCAAGGCCAATTTGCGGAAggatgaaattaaagttttacttaaaaattgaaattgaagttaatttaaataatttgaagtgaTTGAAGTTTTTGCAAATTTTTCTGAATAATACATGGGAAATATATTAGGAATTTGTTGttgaaaatgatttaactaaCCTTGTAACAGGTATTCCGACATTACTTGCGTGCCTGGTAATATAAGAATGTGATGTTTCTGggaaaattatgtttacattatatgaataaataaaattcagtctAATGTAATACAAGTTGAAAACTGTAATACAGCTAATAACAACCTTCAATGTAATAAGTGAAGTATAATTTAAGATACTTTGCTGAAAACACTTTATGTACATGATCTAAATTCTAagttttatatctaatatatgaAAAAGTAATAACTGTAGTTCTTGGTTCActacagaagaaaaatataataaaatcgtgcagtattttaaaactcaatcaatataaacaatttttcattcattttcatCATTTGAATCAACAAGTCATTGTATAAGTTTCCATTTGCAACTTAATTCAATAAATGCTCATTTGGTGCTGCTctcttttgtaaatgtttattttaatttctataaattaaaccTCAAGGGTGTATTGAAGAAACAGCCTATTTAAGTCTCCAGGTACATGCACACAAAAGTACAATTCTTGAAAGAATAGTAGGTAAGTGTGAATATGTTTCCAAGACATACTGACTTGGCACAAATGAAGACTCCTATGGTCTGCACCCTAATTGGAGGTTACATCTCATTTGAAGTTGGTAATTGATTGAGAATTATCAACTATACTGCCATCAATCTATAAGAAGCAAGTCAAATTCTAAGATCAATAATTTTCTTGTACAGGAGCTACAGAAAAAGAAGGACAGTGGAGGCAAAAGTGTGTTGCCGCCATTGTTCATGTGTCATGGAGAGAGAGACGACTTGGTGAGTGTTGGCTGGGGGGAAGAAACACTCAACAGGCTTACGTCACTTGGTGTTACAGCCGAGTTCCATCGCTTTCCCAATATGCTGCACGAGCTCAAGAAGAAAGAGATGGAAATGCTTTACAGTTGGGTTAATGGTTTGTTAAAGAGTGACAAGCTGTAGGGATCTTCATGCAAGAAAAGGGCCGAAACGTAGTTATagattgtgttttaaaatgtaattttttatagattgtaatttaaaataatacaatacagtaAGAGACACCCACATTCATTCAATGAATTTCACAAACATTCAAAGTCTAAAATTATAGTGGTGTTCAGCTAGTCCACTTAAAAAGGTGTTAGTAATCAAAAGCTGAAATAGATCtagattgtaatattatttttggtatGGTTTAAACCTCAGGAGAGAAAATATCtaacaagttatatatatatatatatatatatatatatatatttaaaaaaataaatactaaaactcCACTGGTGATGAAAAACAGATAGTGAGAAATTACATACTCACAttcattacatattataatatattcttgtaaagtacattttataatgtagtaaTCAAAATGGTCAGGTAAAGAACTTAAAGCTGATAAGTTCTATCACTTAAGAGGCACCAATTGCTAATAGTctgtatgattaaaattatttaacattttcaattattttgagatgatttaaatttgtatcctattgaataacttttattttttattcattacatttaatatttcttgtaaagtACACTTTATAATGTAGTAATCAAAATGGTCAGTTAACGATGTAAAGCTGCTTCTATTGCTTAAGAGGCACCAATTGTTAATAGTCTGTAGgattaaaattatatgacatCTTCAATTATTTTGAGATGATGTAAATTTGTATTCTATTGAATAACTTTAATATCTTATACGCTTGTTATAATCATTGTGTAAATATATGATTCTTAATTACTGAAGAAtatcaaaaattgtaaataagctgttagtaaaataaattaagtaaataatataataggcGGTTCAAGAGTTTGGGTTTATTGTCAGACCTAGTCTAAAATCCAATTTTAGTCTGCATTCTAAACATTGAATTTATGAGCTCAATTTTTACTGAAAGCGTTTTCTAAAGATAAGTTTGGTCTAAATGAGGAAAGGATAAATCTGCAGTCTAAAAATTTAGCTAGGAACTCACAGTCTACAAAAACTTGGATTTAAGAGATTAGCCATGTCAGTTCAGGAGTTaaatttgtatgcaattttagaaTCAAACTTTGTTATACCTGTGATCTGGACTAAGTTAGATATAAATCAGAACATATTTTTGTGATATGCAGTTTAGTTAGCAGGATCAAACATTGTTCATTACTATATGAACCGATCTGGGTCATAATCTTGTCAGTTTAGTCAAGGAAATTATATAGATATGATAGGTATTTGTGCAGTTTGTTATAATGGAATATCTGGATTATTTTGATTACGCAATAGATTAACCTCCTTGCATAGCAGGActggttaattatattttacccaGGATCACTAGAGGTATCTTTAtgctaagaaaattaaattacacagtttCTAATGATGTTCTTCttctaatttattatagttatatacattcttttttaatgtatggTGCCATCTTTTGGGCCAACTGCTTCTTACTCTCATTGTCTGTTTGTCTTGCAAAAGCAGGCAGTTCGATTGATTTGTAAAGCTCCAACTAGATCCcattgtaagaatttatttattaagttacaaattatgACAAATTCcactgtatttacatttattcag encodes:
- the LOC124371388 gene encoding lysophospholipase-like protein 1 isoform X1; the protein is MRPFINTLAVNSFRFVLKARGHKMSSGISAIEEIRPLSSETGLVIFLHGSGDTGNGVKAWVEMLMGERMAFPHLKIMFPTAPVRPYTPLNGELSHVWFNRFGIRPDVPEDLQTIEPMAKEINKLIEQQVANGIPLNRIILGGFSMGGAMALHVGYRYMPGLAGVFTLSSFLNEKSVLYDELQKKKDSGGKSVLPPLFMCHGERDDLVSVGWGEETLNRLTSLGVTAEFHRFPNMLHELKKKEMEMLYSWVNGLLKSDKL
- the LOC124371388 gene encoding lysophospholipase-like protein 1 isoform X2 gives rise to the protein MLMGERMAFPHLKIMFPTAPVRPYTPLNGELSHVWFNRFGIRPDVPEDLQTIEPMAKEINKLIEQQVANGIPLNRIILGGFSMGGAMALHVGYRYMPGLAGVFTLSSFLNEKSVLYDELQKKKDSGGKSVLPPLFMCHGERDDLVSVGWGEETLNRLTSLGVTAEFHRFPNMLHELKKKEMEMLYSWVNGLLKSDKL